A region from the Mycolicibacterium litorale genome encodes:
- a CDS encoding DsbA family protein, which yields MRIWIAVAAAALLLVTVGCTREVTGTARLDPNQPRTAVTDDGYGILVGDPEAAAQIEVFTEPQCPHCATLQADYGPEMASYISLGQLAVTYRPVTFLDQDTDHSARVSNAMFAAAEAAPRAVAFQAFVEELWAHQQPGGSGPTDIEMADMAQESGIPAPAVQAIARGREAVDPGDMSDLNIELLAQLNSDQVATPTVYDLLNNEVLDIYDENWLAKLISTI from the coding sequence GTGCGGATCTGGATCGCGGTCGCCGCAGCGGCGCTGTTGCTGGTGACCGTCGGCTGCACGCGGGAGGTCACCGGCACCGCCCGGCTCGATCCCAACCAGCCCCGCACCGCGGTGACCGACGACGGTTACGGCATCCTCGTCGGCGATCCCGAGGCGGCCGCCCAGATCGAGGTGTTCACCGAACCGCAGTGTCCGCACTGCGCCACCCTGCAGGCCGACTACGGCCCCGAGATGGCCAGCTACATCAGCCTCGGCCAGCTGGCGGTCACCTACCGGCCGGTGACGTTCCTCGACCAGGACACCGACCACTCCGCGCGGGTGAGCAACGCGATGTTCGCCGCGGCGGAGGCCGCACCGCGTGCGGTGGCGTTCCAGGCGTTCGTCGAGGAGTTGTGGGCGCATCAGCAACCGGGAGGCAGCGGACCGACCGACATCGAGATGGCCGACATGGCTCAGGAGAGCGGCATCCCGGCTCCCGCCGTGCAGGCCATCGCCCGCGGTCGCGAGGCCGTCGACCCCGGCGACATGTCCGACCTCAACATCGAGCTGCTGGCCCAGCTCAACTCCGACCAGGTCGCCACGCCGACCGTGTACGACCTGCTCAACAACGAAGTGCTCGACATCTACGACGAGAACTGGCTGGCGAAGCTGATCTCGACGATCTAG
- a CDS encoding glycosyltransferase family 4 protein, producing the protein MRVAIVAESFLPNVNGVTNSVLRVLEHLRRTGHEVLVIAPDAPRGEPSAERVHDGVRVHRVPSRMFPKVTSLPLGVPRPRMVGVLRGFDPDVVHLASPALLGYGGLHAARHLGVPTVAVFQTDVAGFAQSYGVGAMSRAAWAWTRHLHSRADRTLAPSTSAMENLEAHGVPRVYRWARGVDVTGFAPSARDPELRRRWSPEGKPIVGFVGRLAPEKHVERLAALSAREDLQVVVVGDGVDRGKLESAMPAAYFTGALYGEALAAAYASMDVFVHPGEHETFCQAVQEAMAAGLPVIAPNAGGPRDLVAPYRTGLLLEVAGFEGKLGESVDHLIAERQRYSVAARRSVLGRTWPALCDELLGHYEAVLGLRRLRAA; encoded by the coding sequence GTGCGCGTTGCGATCGTCGCAGAGTCCTTCCTCCCCAACGTCAACGGCGTCACCAACTCGGTGCTGCGGGTTCTCGAACATCTGCGCCGCACCGGCCACGAGGTCCTCGTCATCGCCCCGGACGCCCCGCGCGGCGAACCGTCGGCCGAACGTGTGCACGACGGGGTGCGGGTGCACCGGGTGCCGTCGCGGATGTTCCCGAAGGTGACGTCGCTGCCGCTGGGCGTGCCGCGCCCGCGCATGGTGGGGGTGTTGCGCGGGTTCGACCCGGACGTCGTGCACCTCGCGTCTCCGGCGCTGCTCGGCTACGGCGGCCTGCACGCCGCCCGCCATCTCGGCGTCCCGACCGTGGCGGTGTTCCAGACCGACGTCGCCGGGTTCGCGCAGAGCTACGGCGTCGGGGCGATGTCGCGGGCGGCATGGGCGTGGACTCGGCACCTGCACAGCCGGGCCGACCGCACGCTGGCCCCGTCGACGTCGGCCATGGAGAACCTCGAGGCGCACGGCGTGCCGCGGGTGTACCGGTGGGCGCGCGGGGTGGACGTGACGGGATTCGCCCCGTCGGCCCGTGACCCCGAGTTGCGCCGGCGGTGGTCCCCGGAGGGCAAGCCGATCGTCGGGTTCGTCGGCCGGTTGGCGCCGGAGAAACACGTCGAACGGCTGGCGGCGCTCAGCGCACGCGAGGATCTTCAGGTGGTCGTCGTCGGCGACGGCGTCGACCGCGGCAAGCTCGAAAGTGCCATGCCTGCGGCATATTTCACCGGAGCGCTGTATGGCGAGGCGCTCGCCGCCGCTTACGCCAGCATGGACGTGTTCGTCCACCCCGGCGAGCACGAGACGTTCTGCCAAGCGGTGCAGGAGGCGATGGCCGCTGGTCTGCCGGTGATCGCCCCGAACGCCGGTGGACCCCGCGACCTGGTCGCGCCGTACCGCACCGGACTGCTGCTGGAGGTCGCCGGCTTCGAGGGCAAGCTCGGCGAATCCGTCGATCACCTGATCGCCGAGCGGCAGCGGTACTCGGTCGCCGCACGGCGCAGCGTGCTCGGCCGCACCTGGCCCGCGCTCTGCGACGAGTTGCTCGGCCACTACGAGGCGGTGCTCGGCCTACGCCGGCTGCGCGCCGCCTGA
- a CDS encoding bleomycin resistance protein, protein MSHVSFGRIAPIIPVRDLDAALERYRRLGFEAQAYQGPDRYGFVDRDGVSLHLTEWPDHDPLTTASGVYLYVSDADALHAEWTSQGLVGSFTDLEDTAYGLREFAYVDPDGTLHRVGSPLD, encoded by the coding sequence GTGAGCCACGTCAGCTTCGGCCGTATCGCCCCGATCATCCCGGTCCGCGACCTCGACGCCGCACTGGAGCGCTACCGGCGGCTCGGCTTCGAGGCGCAGGCGTACCAGGGGCCCGACCGCTACGGCTTCGTCGACCGTGACGGCGTCTCCCTGCACCTCACGGAGTGGCCGGACCACGACCCGCTCACCACCGCGTCGGGTGTCTACCTCTACGTCAGCGATGCCGATGCGCTGCACGCCGAGTGGACGTCACAGGGACTGGTCGGCAGCTTCACCGACCTCGAGGACACTGCCTACGGGCTGCGCGAGTTCGCCTATGTCGACCCGGACGGCACCCTGCACCGCGTCGGCTCGCCACTGGACTGA
- a CDS encoding SDR family oxidoreductase, with translation MSGKVWFITGTSRGFGREWTIAALERGDRVAATARDTAALADLAEKFGDALLPIALDVTDRDADFAAVTQAHDHFGRLDIVVNNAGYGQFGFIEELTEQEFRDQLETNLFGALWITQAALPYLREQRSGHIIQVSSIGGISAFANIGAYHASKWGLEGFSQSLAQEVEPFGVHVTLIEPGGFSTDWAGPSARHATPLPAYAEAHAQAEAVRSRRAAVQGDPKASARALLKVVDAEKPPLRVFFGELPLQLAKADYESRLATWEQWQPVAVEAQG, from the coding sequence ATGAGCGGAAAAGTCTGGTTCATCACTGGTACCTCGCGCGGATTCGGCCGGGAATGGACGATCGCCGCACTCGAACGGGGTGACCGCGTGGCCGCGACGGCACGCGACACCGCGGCATTGGCCGACCTGGCCGAGAAGTTCGGCGATGCGCTGCTGCCCATCGCACTCGACGTGACCGACCGCGATGCCGACTTCGCGGCGGTCACACAGGCCCACGACCACTTCGGACGGCTCGACATCGTCGTCAACAACGCAGGCTACGGACAGTTCGGCTTCATCGAGGAACTCACCGAACAGGAGTTCCGCGACCAGCTCGAGACCAACCTGTTCGGCGCGCTGTGGATCACCCAGGCGGCGCTGCCCTACCTGCGTGAGCAGCGCAGCGGCCACATCATCCAGGTGTCGTCGATCGGCGGGATCTCGGCGTTCGCCAACATCGGCGCCTACCACGCCTCGAAGTGGGGGCTGGAGGGCTTCTCGCAGTCGCTGGCACAGGAGGTCGAGCCGTTCGGAGTGCACGTGACGCTGATCGAACCCGGAGGTTTCTCGACGGACTGGGCGGGCCCGTCCGCCAGGCACGCGACCCCGCTGCCCGCGTATGCCGAGGCGCACGCACAGGCGGAGGCCGTCCGCAGCCGGCGCGCCGCGGTCCAAGGCGATCCGAAGGCGTCGGCCCGGGCGCTCCTCAAGGTCGTCGACGCCGAGAAACCCCCGCTTCGGGTGTTCTTCGGGGAACTGCCGCTGCAGCTCGCCAAGGCCGACTACGAGAGCCGGCTCGCGACGTGGGAGCAGTGGCAGCCGGTCGCCGTCGAGGCGCAGGGCTGA
- a CDS encoding demethylmenaquinone methyltransferase, with product MSRATLDKNPHEVASMFDAVARRYDLTNTVLSLGQDRFWRRETRSALRIGPGDKVLDLAAGTAVSTVELAGSGAWCVAADFSVGMLAAGRDRAVPKVAGDATKLPFADESFDAVTISFGLRNVVDHVAGLREMARVTRPGGRLVVCEFSTPTNRAFATLYKEYLMKALPRMARAVASNPDAYVYLAESIRAWPDQAGLAQRIADAGWSDVRWRNLTGGIVALHAAVKPLR from the coding sequence GTGAGCCGCGCGACGCTGGACAAGAACCCCCACGAGGTCGCGTCGATGTTCGACGCGGTGGCACGCCGCTACGACCTCACCAACACCGTGCTGTCGCTGGGGCAGGACCGGTTCTGGCGGCGGGAGACCCGTTCGGCGTTGCGGATCGGTCCCGGTGACAAGGTGCTCGACCTCGCCGCCGGCACCGCGGTGTCGACGGTCGAGCTCGCCGGCTCGGGAGCGTGGTGCGTGGCGGCCGACTTCTCGGTGGGCATGCTGGCGGCGGGCCGGGACCGCGCCGTGCCGAAGGTCGCCGGCGACGCCACCAAGCTGCCGTTCGCCGACGAGTCGTTCGACGCGGTGACGATCAGCTTCGGTCTGCGAAACGTCGTCGACCATGTGGCGGGGCTGCGGGAGATGGCCCGGGTGACGCGGCCGGGCGGTCGGCTGGTGGTGTGCGAATTCTCCACCCCCACGAACCGCGCCTTCGCCACGCTCTACAAGGAATACCTGATGAAGGCGCTGCCGCGGATGGCGCGTGCGGTGGCCTCCAACCCCGACGCCTACGTCTATCTCGCCGAATCGATCCGCGCCTGGCCGGACCAGGCGGGTCTGGCGCAGCGCATCGCCGACGCGGGCTGGTCGGACGTACGGTGGCGTAACCTCACCGGCGGCATCGTCGCGCTGCACGCCGCGGTCAAGCCGCTGCGCTGA
- a CDS encoding YceI family protein, which produces MPAPCQLDASDGDLRIRTDVTGPAARMGHHLTILVATWHASVGWDGDEPVAVELTADVDSLQIERGDGGVTPLSGPERALARTNALKTLSAQRYPTVTFTSDRMTPAGGGYHLAGELEIHGHHRAHSLDVAVTDKGDGWRLEARSAVRQTDFGVRPYSMFMGSMKVVDTVTIEFSATVRR; this is translated from the coding sequence ATGCCCGCACCGTGCCAGCTCGACGCGTCCGACGGTGATCTGCGCATCCGCACCGACGTCACCGGACCCGCCGCGCGGATGGGTCACCACCTGACGATCCTCGTGGCGACGTGGCATGCGAGTGTCGGCTGGGACGGCGACGAGCCGGTGGCGGTCGAGCTGACCGCCGACGTCGACTCGTTGCAGATCGAACGCGGCGACGGCGGGGTGACACCGCTGTCCGGTCCGGAGCGGGCGCTGGCACGGACCAACGCGCTGAAAACCCTGTCCGCGCAACGCTATCCGACGGTTACCTTCACCAGCGATCGAATGACGCCCGCCGGCGGCGGTTACCACCTGGCGGGTGAGCTGGAGATCCACGGGCACCACCGAGCCCACTCACTGGACGTCGCGGTCACCGACAAGGGCGACGGGTGGCGCTTGGAGGCGCGAAGCGCCGTGCGGCAGACCGACTTCGGCGTCAGACCCTATTCGATGTTCATGGGGTCGATGAAGGTCGTCGACACCGTCACCATCGAGTTCTCGGCGACCGTGCGACGGTGA
- a CDS encoding CE1759 family FMN reductase produces MTRLAVISGGLRQPSSTRMLADRLTAAVESELRERDVTVSTSVIELRPLARSITDAMLTGLAAAELEAAFTTIGDADGVIAVTPAFNASISGLFKSFFDVLPQETLSEMPVLIGATGGTERHSLVLEHAMRPMFSYLHAIVSPTGVYAATADFGEHRQAADLAARIAKAASDFARLLQACGIRTRRDVFTEELTEMQRLLGESQPHGDGTVED; encoded by the coding sequence GTGACACGCCTGGCCGTCATCAGCGGTGGGCTGCGCCAGCCGTCGTCGACCCGGATGCTCGCCGACCGTCTCACCGCCGCCGTGGAATCCGAGCTGCGCGAGCGCGACGTCACGGTGAGCACCTCGGTGATCGAACTGCGCCCCCTGGCCCGCTCGATCACCGATGCCATGCTGACCGGGTTGGCGGCAGCCGAGCTGGAGGCCGCCTTCACCACGATCGGCGACGCCGACGGGGTGATCGCCGTGACGCCGGCGTTCAACGCCTCCATCAGCGGGCTGTTCAAGTCGTTCTTCGACGTGCTGCCCCAGGAGACGCTCTCCGAGATGCCGGTCCTCATCGGCGCGACCGGCGGCACGGAACGCCATTCCCTCGTCCTCGAACACGCGATGCGGCCGATGTTCTCCTACCTGCACGCCATCGTCTCACCGACCGGTGTCTACGCCGCGACGGCCGACTTCGGTGAACACCGGCAAGCCGCGGACCTCGCCGCGCGGATCGCGAAGGCCGCCTCCGACTTCGCCCGCCTGCTGCAGGCGTGCGGCATCCGCACCCGCCGCGACGTGTTCACCGAGGAACTGACCGAGATGCAACGTCTGCTCGGCGAGTCGCAGCCGCACGGCGACGGAACGGTCGAGGACTGA
- a CDS encoding LLM class flavin-dependent oxidoreductase: protein MQFGIFTVGDVTPDPTTGATPTEHERIRATVAIARKAEEVGLDVFATGEHHNPPFVPSSPTTLLGYIAAQTERLILSTSTTLITTNDPVKIAEDFSVLQHLSGGRCDLMLGRGNTGPVYPWFGQDIRQAVPLTVEHYGLLRRLWREKVVDWSGRFRSPLQGFTLAPQPLDGVPPFVWHGSIRTPEIAELAAFHGDGFFANHIFWPASHTKRLVQLYRQRFEHYGHGAADQAIVGLGGQVFMRRNSQDAVDEFRPYFDKAPVYGYGPTLEEFTDQTPLTVGSPQQVIDKTLGFREYAGDYQRQLFLIDHAGLPLKTVLEQLDLLGEEVIPVLRKEFRVGRPEHVPDAPTHRSLVAAAREQAP, encoded by the coding sequence ATGCAATTCGGGATCTTCACGGTCGGGGACGTCACCCCCGATCCGACCACCGGCGCCACCCCGACCGAACACGAGCGCATCCGCGCCACCGTGGCGATCGCCAGGAAGGCCGAGGAGGTCGGCCTCGACGTCTTCGCGACCGGCGAACACCACAACCCACCGTTCGTGCCGTCGTCACCGACGACGCTGCTGGGCTACATCGCGGCCCAGACCGAACGCCTGATCCTGTCCACCTCCACGACGTTGATCACCACCAACGACCCGGTGAAGATCGCCGAGGACTTCAGCGTGCTGCAGCACCTGAGCGGCGGGCGCTGCGATCTGATGCTCGGCCGCGGCAACACGGGTCCGGTGTATCCGTGGTTCGGTCAGGACATCCGGCAGGCGGTGCCGCTGACGGTCGAGCACTACGGGCTGCTGCGACGCCTGTGGCGGGAGAAGGTCGTCGACTGGAGCGGCCGGTTCCGCTCTCCCCTGCAGGGTTTCACGCTGGCGCCCCAACCACTCGACGGAGTGCCGCCGTTCGTGTGGCACGGGTCGATCCGCACACCGGAGATCGCCGAACTGGCGGCCTTCCACGGCGACGGGTTCTTCGCCAATCACATCTTCTGGCCGGCCTCCCACACCAAACGCCTGGTGCAGCTGTACCGGCAGCGGTTCGAGCACTACGGACACGGCGCCGCCGACCAGGCCATCGTCGGACTCGGCGGGCAGGTGTTCATGCGCCGCAACAGCCAGGACGCCGTCGACGAATTCCGCCCCTACTTCGACAAGGCACCGGTGTACGGGTACGGCCCCACGCTGGAGGAGTTCACCGACCAGACACCGCTGACGGTCGGGTCACCGCAGCAGGTGATCGACAAGACGCTCGGCTTCCGTGAGTACGCGGGCGACTACCAGCGGCAGCTGTTCCTGATCGACCACGCCGGGCTGCCGCTCAAGACGGTGCTCGAGCAGCTCGACCTGCTGGGAGAAGAGGTGATCCCCGTGCTGCGCAAGGAATTCCGCGTGGGCAGACCCGAGCATGTGCCCGATGCGCCGACCCACCGATCACTGGTGGCGGCGGCGCGGGAGCAGGCGCCGTGA
- a CDS encoding phosphatase domain-containing protein: MPRPQVESSFGVVCDVDGVLPVTHVRRQLGRVGALFNRSPRDRRSVLGMPHLLRHLAHSDLEPEVFYLTAAPELSTDLLAEVLSRNGYPSGAVLPGGDLAPGWLVGQSLGPKRAALERLFEQYPHRRWILLGDDAGPDPELFADFARRHPGRVAVIALREDRLRSTGTPRDGRPSETTVVAAPNAEELLPQLNAALGLQPRPRTAISGWFLTAGERGNEATRLRAWTTNNAVRPLVHGRCYFAALADALAAAGAGDMVLVAGWRADSDELLTDEGPTVAEALASAARRGALVRVLLWRAHLGAFGYHLEQNRAFAADMAAAGVEVLLDQRIRALGSHHQKSVVIRRAGRPADDLAFVGGMDLDRGSRDGVDHHGDPQPDSSDDLYGPTPARHDIQLEVRGPAVREIEDSFRERWDDPAPTTRLPWHVVSDLVHGSPRSASPLPPPAEDPPATGGCAVQLLRTYPRRRPAHPFAPLGERSVARGYAKALRRARRLVYLEDQYLWSVDVARIFAAALRRSPELQLIAVVPRRVDQKVATRAAEMGQLEAMAMVRAAGGDRVQIFDIENEEGRPIYVHAKVCIVDDVWAVVGSNNLNNRSWTHDSELAAAVIDDERDPREPADPGGLGDGARRFARRLRLDLMREHLGLDDDADLLDPDRAAHTVRSRAARLDAWHADDCRGPRPPGRLRRHVLDPRERPPARHRWLTIPAYRLVLDPDGRPLSMRLRRAY, encoded by the coding sequence GTGCCGCGCCCTCAGGTCGAGTCCTCGTTCGGCGTGGTCTGCGACGTGGACGGGGTGCTGCCGGTCACCCACGTCCGCAGGCAGCTCGGCCGGGTGGGGGCGTTGTTCAACCGCAGCCCGCGCGACCGCCGGTCGGTCCTGGGCATGCCGCATCTACTCCGTCACCTCGCGCACTCCGACCTCGAGCCCGAGGTCTTCTATCTGACCGCTGCCCCTGAGCTGTCCACCGATCTGCTCGCGGAGGTGCTCAGCCGCAACGGCTACCCGAGCGGCGCCGTACTCCCCGGCGGCGACCTGGCTCCCGGCTGGCTCGTCGGTCAGAGCCTGGGGCCGAAACGTGCTGCCCTGGAACGGTTGTTCGAACAGTACCCGCACCGCCGATGGATCCTTCTCGGCGACGACGCCGGACCCGACCCTGAGCTGTTCGCCGACTTCGCCCGCCGCCATCCCGGCCGGGTGGCGGTGATCGCGTTGCGCGAGGACCGCCTCCGATCGACGGGAACGCCACGCGACGGCAGGCCCTCCGAGACGACGGTGGTGGCGGCGCCGAACGCCGAAGAGCTCCTGCCGCAACTGAATGCGGCCCTCGGGCTGCAACCGCGACCGCGGACCGCGATCAGCGGGTGGTTCCTCACCGCGGGCGAACGCGGTAACGAGGCCACCCGGCTGCGCGCGTGGACCACGAACAACGCCGTCCGCCCGCTCGTACACGGCCGGTGCTACTTCGCCGCGCTGGCCGATGCGCTGGCCGCCGCCGGAGCGGGCGACATGGTGCTGGTCGCCGGATGGCGCGCCGACTCCGACGAGCTGCTCACCGACGAGGGGCCGACGGTCGCCGAGGCGCTCGCCTCGGCCGCGCGGCGCGGTGCGCTGGTGCGCGTGCTGCTGTGGCGCGCGCACCTCGGCGCCTTCGGATACCACCTCGAGCAGAACCGGGCCTTCGCCGCAGACATGGCCGCCGCCGGTGTCGAAGTGCTTCTGGACCAACGGATCCGTGCGCTCGGCAGCCACCACCAGAAGTCGGTCGTGATCCGCCGTGCCGGACGCCCGGCCGACGACCTGGCGTTCGTCGGCGGGATGGACCTCGACCGCGGCAGCCGCGACGGCGTTGACCACCACGGCGACCCGCAACCGGACTCGTCCGACGACCTCTACGGCCCGACCCCGGCGCGCCACGACATCCAATTGGAGGTGCGGGGGCCGGCCGTGCGCGAGATCGAGGACTCGTTCCGTGAGCGGTGGGACGATCCCGCACCGACGACCCGGCTGCCGTGGCACGTGGTCTCCGACCTCGTCCACGGCTCACCGCGCAGCGCGTCACCGCTTCCGCCGCCGGCCGAGGATCCGCCCGCCACCGGCGGCTGCGCGGTGCAGCTCCTGCGCACCTATCCGCGCCGCCGCCCCGCTCATCCGTTCGCCCCGCTGGGGGAACGCAGCGTCGCCCGCGGCTATGCCAAGGCCCTGCGGCGAGCGCGCCGGCTGGTGTACCTCGAGGACCAGTACCTGTGGTCGGTGGACGTGGCGCGCATCTTCGCCGCGGCACTGCGGCGCTCACCCGAGCTGCAGCTGATCGCGGTCGTGCCGCGCCGCGTCGACCAGAAGGTGGCGACGCGGGCGGCCGAGATGGGCCAACTCGAAGCCATGGCGATGGTGCGGGCGGCGGGCGGCGACCGCGTCCAGATCTTCGACATCGAGAACGAGGAGGGCCGGCCGATCTACGTGCACGCCAAGGTCTGCATCGTCGACGACGTCTGGGCGGTGGTCGGGAGCAACAACCTCAACAATCGGTCGTGGACCCACGATTCGGAACTGGCCGCCGCGGTCATCGACGATGAGCGGGATCCGCGCGAACCGGCCGACCCCGGTGGCCTCGGCGACGGTGCCCGCCGGTTCGCGCGACGGCTGCGGCTCGACCTGATGCGCGAACACCTCGGCCTCGACGACGATGCCGACCTGCTCGACCCCGACCGGGCCGCCCACACCGTCCGGTCCCGGGCGGCCCGCCTCGACGCGTGGCACGCCGACGACTGTCGCGGGCCGCGACCGCCGGGCCGGTTGCGACGACATGTGCTCGACCCCCGGGAGCGGCCACCGGCGCGGCACCGATGGCTGACCATCCCCGCCTACCGGCTCGTGCTCGATCCGGACGGGCGGCCGCTGAGCATGCGGCTGCGCCGGGCGTATTGA
- a CDS encoding GAF domain-containing protein, whose product MAVVFRAPMRSRDDGIDVARTIARARRLGVCGFGERGVDAERLDRRVARFAEVPDGALVWTRDPDGLFWLGRVEGPYRRDTSGAATALDLVHVRPCRWLPDPFLEPDVPAAVLATYRRGGRNFQQTHDATAGAESLRLWESRC is encoded by the coding sequence ATGGCGGTGGTGTTCCGGGCGCCGATGCGGTCGCGCGACGACGGCATTGACGTCGCACGGACGATCGCACGGGCCCGCCGGCTCGGGGTGTGCGGCTTCGGTGAGCGCGGTGTGGACGCGGAGCGCCTCGACCGCCGCGTCGCGCGGTTCGCCGAAGTGCCCGACGGCGCCCTGGTGTGGACCCGTGACCCTGACGGCCTGTTCTGGCTGGGCCGCGTCGAGGGGCCGTACCGGCGCGACACCTCCGGTGCGGCAACCGCACTCGACCTGGTGCACGTGCGGCCGTGCCGCTGGCTGCCGGATCCGTTCCTCGAGCCCGACGTCCCCGCGGCGGTGCTGGCGACCTATCGCCGGGGCGGGCGCAACTTCCAACAGACACATGACGCGACAGCGGGTGCGGAGAGCCTGCGGCTGTGGGAATCGCGATGCTGA
- the menJ gene encoding menaquinone reductase, whose amino-acid sequence MNSRADVVVVGAGPAGSAAAAWAARAGRDVLVIDSARFPRDKACGDGLTPRAVAELERLGLGPWLDTRIRHRGLRMAGFGADVEVAWPGPSFPSTGSAVPRTELDDRIRSVAADDGAKMMLGTKAVGVRHDSSGRVEALTLDSGDEVGVGTLIVADGARSTLGRALGRRWHQQTVYGVAVRGYLATPRSNEPWITSHLELRSPEGTVLPGYGWIFPLGNGEVNIGVGALATEKRPADAALRPLMSYYTALRREEWGFDGEPRAPLSALLPMGGAVSGVAGPNWMLIGDAAACVNPLNGEGIDYGLETGRLAADLLGAGDVSQAWPAVLTEHYARGFSVARRLALLLTLPKFLPLTGPVAMRSTMLMRIAVRVMGNLVTDEDADWIARVWRAGGLASRGLDARKPFS is encoded by the coding sequence ATGAACAGCCGGGCGGATGTGGTCGTAGTCGGCGCCGGACCTGCGGGTTCGGCGGCCGCGGCGTGGGCGGCTCGCGCCGGCCGCGACGTCCTGGTGATCGATTCCGCCCGTTTCCCGCGCGACAAGGCCTGCGGCGACGGGCTGACCCCACGGGCGGTGGCCGAACTCGAACGCCTCGGCCTCGGACCGTGGCTGGACACCCGCATCCGCCACCGCGGTCTGCGGATGGCGGGATTCGGCGCCGACGTGGAGGTCGCCTGGCCCGGTCCGTCGTTCCCGTCGACGGGCAGCGCGGTGCCCCGGACCGAACTCGACGACCGGATCCGGTCCGTGGCCGCCGACGACGGCGCCAAAATGATGCTCGGCACCAAAGCCGTTGGGGTGAGACATGATTCGTCCGGCCGAGTCGAGGCGCTCACACTGGATTCCGGTGACGAGGTCGGGGTCGGCACACTGATCGTCGCCGACGGGGCGCGGTCGACGCTGGGGCGCGCACTCGGCCGCCGATGGCATCAGCAGACCGTCTACGGCGTCGCGGTCCGGGGATATCTCGCCACCCCGCGCAGCAACGAGCCGTGGATCACCTCGCACCTCGAGTTGCGGTCACCGGAGGGCACGGTGCTGCCGGGCTACGGCTGGATCTTCCCGCTGGGCAACGGCGAGGTGAACATCGGCGTCGGCGCGCTGGCCACCGAGAAGCGGCCCGCCGACGCCGCGCTGCGGCCGCTCATGTCGTATTACACGGCGCTGCGGCGTGAGGAGTGGGGTTTCGACGGCGAACCGCGGGCACCGCTGTCGGCGCTGCTGCCGATGGGCGGCGCGGTCTCGGGCGTGGCCGGCCCGAACTGGATGCTGATCGGTGACGCCGCCGCGTGTGTGAACCCGCTCAACGGCGAGGGCATCGACTACGGGTTGGAGACCGGCCGGCTGGCCGCGGACCTACTCGGTGCCGGTGATGTGTCGCAGGCGTGGCCCGCGGTGCTGACCGAGCACTACGCCCGCGGGTTCTCCGTGGCACGCCGGCTGGCGCTGCTGCTGACGCTGCCGAAGTTCCTGCCCCTGACCGGGCCGGTGGCGATGCGGTCGACGATGCTGATGCGCATCGCCGTGCGCGTGATGGGCAACCTCGTCACCGACGAGGACGCCGACTGGATCGCCCGGGTGTGGCGCGCCGGCGGACTGGCCTCGCGGGGATTGGACGCGCGCAAGCCCTTCAGCTGA